In Deinococcus ruber, the sequence GCTGGGGTCACGTGCTGTCACGCGCTCACCACCGGGCGCTGGTTAAGGTTGGCGCAGTGCTCGACACCGAGCCGAAAAGGAGCGCCATGAACCCCACCCCACAGACCGCCCCCGTCCCTCGCCTGATTCGTGCCGATCAAGGCAATCGCATCATCAACGTGCATGACGAAGTCACGTTCAAACTCACCGGCCCGGACACGGGTGGCGTGTTCGCCCTGGGCCTGGCCACCACCCAGCCTGGCGGTGGGCCGCCGCCCCACCGCCACAGCCGCGAGGACGAACTGTTCATCGTGGTCGAGGGCGAGATTCAGTGTGGCACCGTCAACGGATGGCTGACGGCGCGAGCGGGCGACGTGGTGTATCTGCCTGCGGGGAGTGTGCACACGTTCCACAACGCCAGTGACGCCGTGGCGAAACACTGGATCTTGGTGACGCCGCCGGGATTCGAGACGTTCTTCGAGCGCTTCACGAATGTGTTGAATGCAGCTCAGGGTGGTGCGCCTGACATGGCAGCGCTCCACGCAGCTGCGGGTGACTTCGGGATTGACCTGCTGCCACCGCACGCCCTGCCTGCGCGTTGATACAGTCGCCACCTTCACGATGTCCCTCCGCGAGCTGCAACGGCCTGCACCAGCCGCAACGTCCGCAGCGCTGAGCCGAGGGCCGTATAAATAGGCGGCAGATCGTCCACGTACACCCCCTCACGTTCCAGCGCTACTGGGAACTTCGCGGGTTTCAACATTCCGCCGAACCCGCCTCTGTTGTCG encodes:
- a CDS encoding cupin domain-containing protein, translating into MNPTPQTAPVPRLIRADQGNRIINVHDEVTFKLTGPDTGGVFALGLATTQPGGGPPPHRHSREDELFIVVEGEIQCGTVNGWLTARAGDVVYLPAGSVHTFHNASDAVAKHWILVTPPGFETFFERFTNVLNAAQGGAPDMAALHAAAGDFGIDLLPPHALPAR